In the Mesorhizobium sp. M1D.F.Ca.ET.043.01.1.1 genome, GCCGCGGCTTCGTAGATCTCCGCTGGTATTGACCGCAGTCCGGCGAGAAAGAGGAGGATCGAGAAGCCCGCGGTCCACCAGATCGTCACTCCGGCCACCGCAGGCAAGAACCAGACGCGCGACTTGAAGACCGGTACGCGCGGGATTCCCAGCCAGTCCAGCACATGCATCGCGATCCCGAACTGGAAATTCAGCGTCCAGTCCCAGATCAGATAGACCACGGATACCGGCAGGATGTAGGGCAGGAAGAACAGCGCCAGAACGATCGCCTGGAACCGGCCCTTGAGGCGCGACACGCCAAGCGCGATCAACAGCGCGATGAGCGTTCCGGGGACTACCGTCATCAGCACGAAGTAAGCGGTGTTCCAGACCGCACGCCGGAACATCGGGTCGTTATCGAGCCGCAGGTAGTTGTCGAGACCAACCCACCGACCCGCCCCGATCAGCGGCGCATCGGTGAAGGAGATGCGGAACATCTGGACCGTCGGATAGAGGAATGCCAGCAGGTAGATCGCCAGGAAGGGAGCGACCAGCACCAGCGCGACAAGACGTTCAGTGCGGGAGTTGCGAAGCATGGCTCCTCCTCAAATAAGGCTAGGACCGCCCTGGACAGGGCGGTCCCAGCCTTCGAGCCCTACATGCCGTTCAGCTCTTCCTTGATGGATTTCACCGCCTCGCCCGGGTCCATCTCTCCATTGAGGGTCGGCACGAAATAATTGGACATGATGTCGAAGATTGGCCCGGCGACACCAGCCTTGGGCGACTTTGGATCAAAGATCATGTTGGCCGTCAGCGTCGAGTAGGTCGCGTTGGGTTCCATTGCCTTGTATTCGGCCGTCTCGGTGACCGGCTTGTATGCAGGGATGTGGCCTGCCGTGGCCCAGAACAGCGAGTGCTTATCCATCCATGAGATCACCTCGAGAACGGCGGCACGCTTTTGCGGGCTGATCTCCTTGCCCTTGTTCTTCGGGATCGCGAATGAGTGGCTGTCTGCATAGGTGCATGGCTTGTCGAAGATCACCGGGATCTCGACGGCGCCCCAGTCGAACAGCTTGCCTTGCTTGGCAAGGTCGGTCATCGTGGGAACTTCCCAGACGCCGTTGATCATCATTGCGGCCTTGCCCGAGGTGAATAGGGCGACGGTTGCGGGATAGTCCGTATAGGTCGACTGCAGCCCTGCCTTCGTCCACCCTTGCAGAACCGCCAGCGCCTTCGCCAGCTTTTCGGGATTGTCGCCGGTGAGGAACTCATTGCCCGTCAGAAGCTCGCCGCCCTGCTGACACACCAGCGAATAAATGGTGCGGTACATGAAGTTGCCGTCGGCGGTGACGCTGCCCAACGGGAACTCGACGCCGGCATCCTTCAACTTCTGCAGTGTCGCGGTAAATTCCTCCTTGTTGCCCATGCCCACCGGACGGCCGTCGCCGCCGAGCACGCCTGCCTTCTTCAGGAGGTCGCGATTGTAGTACAGGACGATTGGATGGGTATCGAGCGGCACTGCGTATTGCTTGCCGTCGACCGTCACGGCGCCCATCGTCGTCTGGGCGAAGTCCGAGGCCGAGAGGCCCATCTTGCTCATGTCGTCGGCGGTGATTTCTTCGAGAATGTCCTGGCTCACCGCCAAGGGGATGCGGCTGGCATGATAGGTCATAACGTCTGGCGCCTCACCGACCGCCGCCGAGGTCTGCACCTTGGTGTAGAAGGGCGTGCCCCACTCCAGCGTCGTGGCGTCGATCTTGATCTTGCCGGCGTGGGCGGCGTTGAAGTCGGAGATCATCTGCTTCATGCGCACACCGTCACCGCCGCCGAGGAAATCCCACCATGCGACGGTTTCTTCGGCCTGGGCCGCGACGACCCAGAATCCTCCGGCCGCAACCACCGCCATGGCCATCTTGCGAAAGTTCATCTCAGCTTCCTCCCGAGTGCGGCGGTTAGATCCGCCTTGAACATTTCAATGCTACACCAAACCAAACCGCCTGCAACGGATTTTACGGTATATATCTGATGATCGGATATTAACTCAGAGCGTCACACGCACCATCGAATAAGAGTGCGGCGGCAAGTTCAGCGTCATTCCCTTGCTGCTGAGCGTCGCCCCGTTGCCTTTGACCGGCGATACGTTGTCCGGCGCGTCCTTCGTGTTGCAGGCCTCGAGATCGTCGTGACGGATGATCGTATGCTCGATGGACTTGGCGGCGAACCGCTCGAGGGCGACGTCGGCCTCTATCGTCTCGGACCCATGCCGGTTGATTGCGAAGAAGGTCAGCGTGCCGGCGTTCGAATTGTGCACGCCCGCAATGTCGAGCCACGGCACCCTGTCGGCCGCGGCCGCGTCATAGGTAGGCACCTCGACCACAAGCTGCAGCGCGGTGCCGCGGCCGTGCCTGGAGGCCAGCATAAAAGGCCAGTAGATCGTCTGCCGCCAGGCGGCACCGCCGGGATCGGTCATGATCGGCGCAATAACGTTCACCAACTGCGCAATGCAGGCGATGCGAACAATATCCGACCGACGGATGAAGGTGTTAATGATGCAGCCGACCTGCAGCACGTCCTCGAAATTGTAGACGTCTTCCAGAAGCCTGGGCGCTTCAGGCCAGTCCCAGCCACGCATGCGCTCGGCGTCCCGCTTGCGCTGATGGTACCAGACGTTCCACTCGTCGAAGGAGATCTTCACGTCCCGCTTCGAGCGGGTCTTGGCCTTCACATAGTCGATAATGCCCGCGACCGTGCCAATGTAGCGGTCGAGCTTGGCTGGAAGAGCGAGATATTCGGCCGTATTCTTTTCGTAGTTCTCGAAATACATGTGGAGAGAGATGTAGTCGACCTGCTCGTAGGTCGCTTCCAACACGGTCGCTTCCCACTGCGGATAGGTCGGCATATTGGAATGCGACGAGCCGCAGACGACCAGTTCCACCGCCGGGTCGAGGCCG is a window encoding:
- a CDS encoding extracellular solute-binding protein — encoded protein: MNFRKMAMAVVAAGGFWVVAAQAEETVAWWDFLGGGDGVRMKQMISDFNAAHAGKIKIDATTLEWGTPFYTKVQTSAAVGEAPDVMTYHASRIPLAVSQDILEEITADDMSKMGLSASDFAQTTMGAVTVDGKQYAVPLDTHPIVLYYNRDLLKKAGVLGGDGRPVGMGNKEEFTATLQKLKDAGVEFPLGSVTADGNFMYRTIYSLVCQQGGELLTGNEFLTGDNPEKLAKALAVLQGWTKAGLQSTYTDYPATVALFTSGKAAMMINGVWEVPTMTDLAKQGKLFDWGAVEIPVIFDKPCTYADSHSFAIPKNKGKEISPQKRAAVLEVISWMDKHSLFWATAGHIPAYKPVTETAEYKAMEPNATYSTLTANMIFDPKSPKAGVAGPIFDIMSNYFVPTLNGEMDPGEAVKSIKEELNGM
- a CDS encoding alpha-N-arabinofuranosidase; the protein is MKARVTANAAYAVADIDKRLYGSFLEHLGRAVYTGIYEPGHPQADEEGMRKDVIELVRALDTPICRYPGGNFVSAYNWEDGIGPKENRPRRLDLAWRTTEPNLVGIHEFADWAEKAGTKMMLAVNLGSRGLDEARAFVEYVNHPGGSYWSDLRAKNGRAQPWNCRLWCLGNEMDGPWQVGHKSASEYGHLANETAKALRGLDPAVELVVCGSSHSNMPTYPQWEATVLEATYEQVDYISLHMYFENYEKNTAEYLALPAKLDRYIGTVAGIIDYVKAKTRSKRDVKISFDEWNVWYHQRKRDAERMRGWDWPEAPRLLEDVYNFEDVLQVGCIINTFIRRSDIVRIACIAQLVNVIAPIMTDPGGAAWRQTIYWPFMLASRHGRGTALQLVVEVPTYDAAAADRVPWLDIAGVHNSNAGTLTFFAINRHGSETIEADVALERFAAKSIEHTIIRHDDLEACNTKDAPDNVSPVKGNGATLSSKGMTLNLPPHSYSMVRVTL
- a CDS encoding sugar ABC transporter permease, with amino-acid sequence MLRNSRTERLVALVLVAPFLAIYLLAFLYPTVQMFRISFTDAPLIGAGRWVGLDNYLRLDNDPMFRRAVWNTAYFVLMTVVPGTLIALLIALGVSRLKGRFQAIVLALFFLPYILPVSVVYLIWDWTLNFQFGIAMHVLDWLGIPRVPVFKSRVWFLPAVAGVTIWWTAGFSILLFLAGLRSIPAEIYEAAALDNSTRWTTFRRITWPLLWPITSLVLTIQLILQLKIFDQVYLFSIGGRPNDNMVLVYYVFQKAFQQNQGGRAAAVAVTLFALVVVVSVLQFQLLRFAERRRR